One window of Arvicola amphibius chromosome 6, mArvAmp1.2, whole genome shotgun sequence genomic DNA carries:
- the LOC119817643 gene encoding 60S ribosomal protein L28, whose protein sequence is MSAHLQWMVVRNCSSFLIKRNKQTYSTEPNNLKARNSFRYNGLIHRKTVGVEPAADGKGVVVVMKRRSGQRKPATSYVRTTINKNARATLSSIRHMIRKNKYRPDLRMAAIRRASAILRSQKPVVVKRKRTRPTKSS, encoded by the coding sequence ATGTCTGCGCATCTGCAATGGATGGTCGTTCGGAACTGCTCCAGTTTCCTGATTAAGAGGAATAAGCAGACGTACAGCACCGAACCCAATAATCTGAAAGCCCGCAACTCCTTCCGCTACAACGGGCTGATTCACCGCAAGACAGTGGGAGTGGAGCCCGCAGCCGACGGCAAAGGGGTCGTGGTGGTCATGAAACGCAGATCCGGTCAGCGCAAACCAGCTACTTCTTACGTAAGGACCACCATCAACAAGAATGCACGGGCCACCCTGAGCAGCATCAGGCACATGATCCGAAAGAACAAGTACCGCCCCGATCTGCGCATGGCAGCCATCCGCAGGGCCAGTGCCATCCTACGAAGCCAGAAGCCTGTGGTAGTGAAGAGGAAACGGACCCGTCCCACCAAGAGCTCCTGA